The genomic window AAGTCGCCGACGGCGAAAACGTCCGCCGCGAGGTCGTCGAGCACCCGGGCGCCGTCGTGCTCGTGCCCGTCGACAGCGAGGGCCGCCTTCTCTGGGTCCGCCAGTACCGCTACGCCGTCGACCGTGAACTGCTGGAGCTCCCGGCCGGCACGCTGGAGCGCGGCGAGGCCCCGGAGGCCTGCGCCCGCCGCGAGGTGGCCGAAGAGACCGGCTTCGAGGCCGGCTCGCTGGAGATGCTCGGCAGCTTCTTTACCGCGCCCGGCTTCTGCACCGAGTACATGCACGCCTACGCCGCCACGGGCCTCACTCCGGCCAGAGACGCCCACGCCGACGACGATGAAGACATTCAGGTCGAACCGCTCACCATCGAGGAGGCCCTGGCCCGGATCGACGAGGGCGCGATTGTCGAC from Dehalococcoidia bacterium includes these protein-coding regions:
- a CDS encoding NUDIX hydrolase, whose protein sequence is MRRFPVLVGSHDIYRGRVVNLRVDTIEVADGENVRREVVEHPGAVVLVPVDSEGRLLWVRQYRYAVDRELLELPAGTLERGEAPEACARREVAEETGFEAGSLEMLGSFFTAPGFCTEYMHAYAATGLTPARDAHADDDEDIQVEPLTIEEALARIDEGAIVDAKSIAALFLYLRKHPR